In Balaenoptera ricei isolate mBalRic1 chromosome 7, mBalRic1.hap2, whole genome shotgun sequence, a single window of DNA contains:
- the SNED1 gene encoding sushi, nidogen and EGF-like domain-containing protein 1 isoform X11 gives MAEVETTTNVGVPGRWAFRIDDAQVRVGGCGHTTSVCLALRPCLNGGKCIDDCVTGNPSYTCSCLSGFTGRRCHLDVNECASHPCQNGGTCTHGVHSFICQCPAGFAGPTCETAQSPCDARECENGGWCQAEGGSAVCVCAAGYTGAACETDVDECGSDPCLNGGSCVDLVGNFTCLCSEPFEGPRCETGSHPVPDACLSAPCQNGGTCVDADQGYVCECPEGFMGLECRERTPNNCECRNGGRCLGANTTLCQCPPGFFGLLCEFEVTAMPCNMNTQCPDGGYCMEYGGSYLCVCHTDHNISHSLPSPCDSDPCFNGGSCDAHDDSYTCACPRGFHGRHCEKARPHLCSSGPCRNGGTCKEAGGEYHCDCPYRFTGRHCEIGKPDSCASGPCHNGGTCFHYIGKYKCDCPPGFSGRHCEIAPSPCFRSPCMNGGTCEALGTDFSCRCQAGYTGRRCQAEVDCGPPEEVTHATLRFNGTRLGSVALYSCDRGYSPSASNHIRVCQPQGVWSEPPQCHEIDECRSQPCLHGGSCQDRVAGYLCVCSPGHEGARCELETDECLAQPCRNGGSCRDLPGAFVCQCPPGFAGVHCETEVDACDSRPCQHGGRCENGGGAYLCVCPEGFFGYHCETVSDPCFSSPCGGRGYCLASNGSHSCTCKAGYTGKDCAKELFPPTALKVERVEESGVSISWRPPEGPAARQMLDGYAVTYASSDGSYRRTDFVDRGRSSHQLRALAAGRAYNISVFSVKRNANNKNDISRPVVLLARTRPRPVEGLEVTNVTASAVSVRWALHRIRHATVSSVRVSIRHPEAQEDESADVDKGVDKFTFRALLPGRRYTIWVTALSGLGGQEHPTESLASAPLHVWTRPLPPANLTAARVTATSAHVVWDAPTRGTSLEAYVINVTTSQSTKSRYVPNGRLVSYTVRDLMPGRRYQLSVTAVQSVGGDQLHSEPAHLYIITSARDGADRRWHREGLPPRALRTRPAPARLPELRLLNDPGAPAPPTQAPRFSELVDGRGRVSASFRSSPGRRVTVRSQPTALVQLENAEEVPEQVSLALQLPGRSGDKGAEILGASGLSPELHHRLRLGSPISQPPEKAEYSVKGESSAQDAASPAGPQRTQGHLDTSRHLHQRVYLPAVAPRPHSPAPLTVRGLGAPGNCSENPCQNGGTCVPGEDARSCECSPGFKGRHCELAACRKVPQPCTRLFSETKSFPVWEGGVCHHVYKRVYKVHPDTCFKESCESTRARTPDRKQSNSPTLKKS, from the exons ATGGCGGAGGTGGAGACCACCACCAACGTGGGCGTGCCCGGGCGCTGGGCGTTCAGAATCGATGATGCCCAGGTGCGCGTGGGGGGCTGCGGCCATACAA CCTCCGTGTGCCTGGCCCTGCGCCCCTGCCTCAACGGCGGCAAGTGCATCGACGACTGCGTCACGGGCAACCCCTCCTACACCTGCTCCTGCCTCTCGGGCTTCACGGGGAGGAGGTGCCACCTGG ATGTGAACGAGTGTGCTTCCCACCCGTGTCAGAACGGCGGGACCTGCACGCACGGCGTCCACAGCTTCATCTGCCAGTGCCCGGCCGGCTTCGCGGGACCCACCTGCGAGACAG CACAGTCTCCATGTGACGCCAGAGAGTGTGAGAACGGCGGCTGGTGCCAGGCGGAGGGCGGCTCGGCGGTGTGCGTGTGCGCAGCCGGCTACACGGGTGCAGCCTGCGAGACGG ATGTGGACGAGTGCGGCTCTGACCCCTGCCTGAACGGAGGGTCGTGTGTCGACCTGGTGGGGAATTTCACCTGCCTTTGTTCAGAGCCCTTCGAGGGACCTCGCTGCGAGACAG GAAGCCACCCGGTGCCCGACGCCTGCCTCTCGGCCCCTTGCCAGAACGGGGGCACCTGTGTGGATGCGGACCAGGGCTACGTGTGCGAATGCCCCGAAGGCTTCATGGGCCTTGAATGCAGGGAGA GAACCCCCAACAACTGTGAGTGCCGCAATGGTGGCAGGTGCCTGGGGGCTAACACCACCCTCTGCCAGTGCCCTCCGGGCTTCTTTGGGCTCCTCTGCGAATTTG AAGTCACGGCCATGCCCTGCAACATGAACACGCAGTGCCCCGACGGCGGCTACTGCATGGAGTACGGCGGGAGCTACCTGTGCGTCTGCCACACCGACCACAACATCAGCCACT CGCTGCCGTCCCCCTGCGACTCGGACCCCTGCTTCAACGGAGGTTCCTGTGACGCCCACGATGACTCCTACACGTGCGCGTGCCCGCGGGGCTTCCACGGCCGGCACTGCGAGAAAG CCCGGCCACACCTGTGCAGCTCGGGGCCCTGCAGGAACGGCGGCACGTGCAAGGAAGCGGGCGGCGAGTACCACTGCGACTGCCCCTACCGCTTCACCGGAAGGCACTGCGAGATCG GGAAGCCAGACTCATGCGCCTCTGGCCCCTGTCACAACGGCGGCACCTGCTTCCACTACATCGGCAAATACAAGTGCGACTGTCCCCCAGGCTTCTCGGGACGGCACTGCGAGATAG ccccctccccctgcttccggAGCCCGTGCATGAATGGGGGTACCTGCGAGGCCCTGGGGACAGACTTCTCCTGCCGCTGTCAAGCAGGGTACACAGGACGCCGGTGCCAGGCAG AGGTGGACTGCGGCCCGCCCGAGGAGGTGACGCACGCCACCCTGCGCTTCAACGGCACCCGGCTGGGCTCGGTGGCCCTGTACTCGTGTGACCGAGGCTACAGCCCGAGCGCCTCCAACCACATCCGCGTCTGCCAGCCGCAGGGCGTCTGGAGCGAGCCTCCCCAGTGCCACG AAATTGACGAGTGCCGATCCCAGCCGTGCCTGCATGGGGGCTCCTGCCAGGACCGCGTTGCTGGGTACCTGTGTGTCTGCAGCCCAGGGCATGAAGGAGCCCGCTGTGAGCTGG AGACAGACGAGTGCCTGGCGCAGCCCTGCAGAAACGGAGGCTCCTGCAGGGACCTCCCGGGGGCCTTTGTCTGCCAGTGCCCCCCGGGCTTCGCTGGAGTCCACTGCGAGACAG AGGTGGACGCCTGCGACTCCAGGCCCTGCCAGCACGGAGGCCGGTGCGAGAACGGTGGCGGGGCCTACCTGTGTGTCTGCCCAGAGGGCTTCTTCGGCTACCACTGCGAGACAG TGAGCGACCCCTGCTTCTCCAGCCCCTGTGGGGGCCGCGGCTACTGCCTGGCCAGCAACGGGTCCCACAGCTGCACCTGTAAAGCGGGCTACACGGGCAAGGACTGTGCCAAAG AGCTCTTCCCACCAACGGCCCTCAAGGTGGAGCGAGTGGAGGAGAGCGGGGTCTCCATCTCCTGGCGCCCACCCGAAGGCCCAGCCGCCCGGCAGATGCTCGACGGCTACGCGGTCACCTACGCCTCTTCCGACGGCTCCTACCGCCGCACGGACTTTGTGGACCGGGGCCGCTCCTCGCACCAGCTCCGGGCCCTGGCGGCCGGCAGGGCCTACAATATCTCCGTCTTCTCGGTCAAGCGCAACGCCAACAACAAGAACGACATCAGCAGGCCTGTGGTGCTGCTCGCCCGCACGC GACCCCGCCCCGTCGAGGGCCTTGAGGTCACCAACGTGACTGCCAGCGCCGTCTCGGTGCGGTGGGCTCTGCACAGGATCCGCCACGCCACCGTCAGCAGCGTCCGCGTGTCCATCCGCCACCCCGAGGCCCAGGAGGACGAGTCCGCCGACGTGGACAAGGGTGTGGACAAGTTCACATTCAG GGCCCTGCTTCCGGGAAGGAGATACACCATCTGGGTGACTGCCCTCAGTGGGCTTGGGGGGCAGGAGCACCCCACCGAGAGCCTGGCCTCGGCACCACTGCACGTGTGGACCC GGCCTCTGCCGCCAGCCAACCTGACCGCCGCCCGAGTCACGGCCACCTCTGCCCACGTAGTCTGGGATGCCCCCACTCGGGGCACCTCACTGGAGGCCTACGTCATCAACGTGACCACtagccagagcaccaagagccGCTACGTCCCCAACGGGAGGCTGGTGTCCTACACGGTGCGGGACCTGATGCCTGGACGGCGGTACCAGCTGTCGGTGACGGCCGTGCAGAGCGTCGGGGGCGACCAGCTGCACAGCGAGCCCGCTCACCTGTACATCATCACCT CCGCGAGGGATGGCGCCGACAGACGCTGGCACCGGGAAGGACTCCCCCCGCGGGCACTCAGAACCCGACCGGCCCCCGCGCGCCTGCCGGAGCTGCGCCTGCTCAACGACCCCGGCGCCCCCGCACCGCCGACCCAGGCCCCCAG GTTCTCGGAGCTCGTGGACGGCAGAGGACGAGTGAGCGCCAGCTTCCGCAGCTCGCCTGGCAGACGGGTCACTGTGAGATCAC AACCCACGGCTCTGGTGCAGCTGGAGAACGCGGAGGAGGTCCCCGAGCAGGTCAGCCTGGCCCTCCAGCTCCCCGGACGCAGTGGTGACAAGGGCGCGGAAA TTCTAGGAGCCAGTGGCCTTTCTCCTGAGTTACACCACAGGCTCAGACTGGGCTCACCCATCAGCCAGCCCCCAGAGAAGGCAGAGTACTCGGTAAAGGGAGAGTCAAGCGCCCAGGATGCGGCCTCACCTGCAGGCCCCCAGCGTACCCAAGGACACCTGGACACATCCAGGCACCTGCACCAGAGGGTGTATTTGCCAGCAGTGGCTCCACGGCCCCACAGTCCAGCACCCCTCACTGTACGGGGCCTTG